The following proteins are encoded in a genomic region of Desulfomicrobium escambiense DSM 10707:
- a CDS encoding TetR/AcrR family transcriptional regulator, giving the protein MAKRLTTTIRREQIAEAALALVADQGVGALTARNVARAVGVTAPALYRHFPGGKADILSSVLDLLDSVKSEGIRMAFEEPGPPLAKLRRCFDLHVSVIERYRALPILVLSDSIWIDEPDLKARLVESHRQQQAQISDIVREGQAAGEIRRDIDADRIFVQFLGQFLTIAILYSRRGDMIDPKAQAEANWQMFLQAVAP; this is encoded by the coding sequence ATGGCAAAACGACTGACCACCACCATCCGCCGCGAACAGATCGCCGAAGCCGCCCTGGCCCTCGTGGCCGATCAGGGCGTCGGCGCCCTGACAGCGCGCAACGTGGCCCGGGCCGTGGGCGTGACCGCTCCGGCCCTGTACAGGCATTTCCCGGGGGGCAAGGCGGACATTCTGTCGAGCGTCCTCGACCTTCTCGACTCCGTGAAAAGCGAAGGCATACGGATGGCCTTCGAGGAACCGGGCCCGCCCCTGGCCAAACTCCGCCGCTGCTTCGACCTGCATGTCAGCGTCATCGAGCGCTACCGCGCCCTGCCCATCCTCGTCCTTTCGGATTCCATCTGGATCGACGAACCGGACCTGAAGGCCCGCCTGGTGGAGAGCCACCGGCAGCAGCAGGCGCAGATCTCGGACATCGTCCGCGAAGGTCAGGCCGCCGGGGAGATCCGCCGGGACATCGACGCCGACCGCATTTTCGTCCAGTTCCTGGGGCAGTTCCTGACCATCGCCATCCTCTACAGCCGCCGGGGCGACATGATCGACCCCAAGGCCCAGGCCGAGGCCAACTGGCAGATGTTCCTGCAGGCCGTGGCCCCCTGA
- a CDS encoding efflux RND transporter periplasmic adaptor subunit yields the protein MQETDVTLTSELPGRTAVYQVAEIRPQVGGIIKQRAFTEGTEVKAGDLLYQIDPSTYEVAVAQAKAAVAKSKAELEPARLKAARYRDLIRTKAVSQQDHDEVMAALALAEANVAASQAQLDAARIDLERTRVTAPIGGRIGRSSVTPGALVTANQAQAMAAVQQLDPIYVDLTQSNVELLRLKRALASGSMQSAGEAGAKVRLILEDGSSYPLQGTLQLAEASVDQSTGSVTLRAVFPNPDRDLLPGMYVRAVIEEGVLAKAMLVPQQAVVRNAQGQAMAMVVDAGETIAARPLELDRAVGGDWIVRQGLASGDRVVIEGLQKARPGTQVRVAQTAN from the coding sequence ATGCAGGAGACGGACGTGACCCTGACCTCGGAACTGCCGGGACGGACCGCCGTCTACCAGGTGGCCGAAATACGGCCCCAGGTCGGGGGCATCATCAAGCAGCGCGCCTTCACCGAAGGCACGGAAGTCAAGGCCGGCGACCTCCTCTACCAGATCGACCCGTCCACCTACGAGGTGGCCGTGGCCCAGGCCAAGGCCGCCGTGGCCAAGTCCAAGGCCGAGCTCGAACCGGCCAGACTCAAGGCCGCGCGCTACCGCGACCTGATCCGCACCAAGGCAGTGAGCCAGCAGGACCATGACGAGGTCATGGCCGCCCTGGCCCTGGCCGAGGCCAACGTGGCCGCATCCCAGGCCCAGCTCGACGCCGCGCGCATCGACCTGGAACGCACACGGGTCACGGCGCCCATCGGCGGACGCATCGGCCGATCCTCCGTCACCCCCGGCGCCCTGGTCACGGCCAACCAGGCCCAGGCCATGGCCGCCGTACAGCAGCTCGACCCCATCTACGTCGACCTGACCCAGTCCAACGTGGAACTGCTGCGCCTCAAGCGCGCCCTGGCCAGCGGCAGCATGCAGTCCGCCGGCGAGGCGGGCGCCAAGGTCCGCCTCATCCTGGAGGATGGATCGAGCTATCCCCTGCAGGGAACCCTGCAGCTGGCCGAGGCCAGCGTGGACCAGAGCACCGGCTCCGTGACCCTGCGCGCCGTCTTCCCCAACCCCGACCGCGACCTGCTGCCCGGCATGTATGTCCGCGCGGTCATCGAGGAAGGCGTGCTGGCCAAGGCCATGCTCGTTCCGCAGCAGGCCGTGGTCCGCAACGCCCAGGGCCAGGCCATGGCCATGGTCGTGGACGCCGGCGAGACCATCGCCGCCCGCCCCCTGGAGCTGGACCGCGCCGTGGGCGGCGACTGGATCGTGCGCCAGGGCCTGGCCTCCGGCGACCGCGTTGTGATCGAAGGACTGCAGAAGGCGCGACCCGGCACGCAGGTCCGCGTCGCCCAGACCGCCAACTGA